In Leptospira ellinghausenii, the following proteins share a genomic window:
- the cutA gene encoding divalent-cation tolerance protein CutA, producing MEFEIEYVTVYTTFPSKAEAKETAKILVTEKLAACANLIDQMESIYVWNEQLEETTEVVCLLKTTMEKSEPLIQRIRDLHSYDIPCIVGWPILKGNPSYLDWIRKSL from the coding sequence ATGGAATTTGAAATTGAATATGTAACAGTTTATACCACTTTTCCCTCAAAAGCGGAAGCAAAAGAGACGGCAAAGATTCTTGTAACAGAAAAACTAGCAGCTTGCGCAAATCTCATTGATCAGATGGAATCGATTTATGTCTGGAACGAACAATTAGAGGAAACAACGGAAGTAGTTTGTTTATTGAAAACTACCATGGAAAAATCAGAACCACTGATACAGAGGATAAGAGATTTGCATTCTTATGATATACCCTGCATCGTTGGTTGGCCTATTCTGAAAGGGAATCCAAGTTATTTGGACTGGATCCGAAAGTCTTTGTAA
- a CDS encoding valine--pyruvate transaminase: protein MTETMDQIYSLWADRLRKNQGIRSLMEDLGKTTGHPNEILLGGGNPAHIPEAEAIFEETFGKLAKDPILRSLLGDYQAPIGNDSFRELAAEYLSPLLQSKFKKENIAFFNGSQNTYSFLLNLHSGLMADGSFKKILLPVVPEYIGYADQSIAENVFLANPPNVVSTGENRFRYELNQSTFDLADVGVLAISRPTNPTGNVLSLEQLEWMEKSTTKQNIPILIDLAYGNPFPNLIGKESPIQYKEGRTLSLSFSKIGLPGVRFGIVVSNEETIDTLSSFAAVSNLAVGNLGVYMMQILFQENLLPKLSENILRPFYEAKAKLALHLFTETFKKMGVEYEIHDPMGGFFLWIRFPSLSISNHELYHLCKDKRLFIVSGHYFFPGLNTDFSHTKECIRLTYCRKEEELARGAQILAEIVASHQANSK, encoded by the coding sequence ATGACCGAAACCATGGACCAAATTTACTCTTTGTGGGCCGACCGACTCCGAAAGAACCAAGGGATCCGATCACTAATGGAAGACTTAGGCAAGACCACTGGCCACCCCAATGAAATCCTCCTAGGTGGGGGTAACCCAGCTCATATCCCAGAAGCTGAAGCGATATTCGAAGAAACGTTTGGCAAATTGGCAAAAGACCCCATCCTTCGTTCCCTTCTCGGAGATTACCAAGCACCGATTGGAAACGACTCCTTTCGCGAATTGGCTGCAGAGTATTTGTCTCCACTCCTCCAATCAAAATTCAAAAAAGAGAACATTGCATTTTTCAATGGAAGCCAAAATACCTATTCCTTCCTTCTAAACCTCCATTCAGGACTTATGGCAGATGGGAGTTTTAAAAAAATACTATTGCCAGTGGTTCCAGAATACATTGGTTATGCGGACCAATCAATTGCGGAGAATGTGTTTTTAGCAAATCCACCAAATGTAGTTTCGACTGGGGAAAACCGTTTCCGATATGAGTTAAACCAATCCACTTTCGATCTAGCGGATGTAGGTGTTTTGGCAATTTCCAGACCAACCAATCCAACAGGGAATGTCCTTTCACTAGAACAATTGGAGTGGATGGAAAAAAGTACCACAAAACAAAACATACCGATTCTCATCGACCTTGCCTACGGAAATCCATTCCCAAATTTAATTGGGAAGGAATCACCCATCCAATACAAAGAAGGACGAACTTTATCCCTAAGTTTTTCCAAAATCGGATTACCTGGAGTCAGGTTTGGAATTGTAGTCTCAAATGAAGAAACAATTGATACCCTCTCCTCTTTTGCTGCTGTGTCAAACCTTGCGGTTGGAAATTTGGGAGTGTATATGATGCAAATCCTTTTCCAAGAAAATTTGTTACCCAAGTTATCAGAAAACATATTACGTCCGTTTTATGAAGCAAAAGCAAAACTCGCGCTCCACTTGTTCACAGAAACATTTAAAAAGATGGGAGTTGAGTATGAAATCCATGATCCAATGGGTGGTTTTTTCCTCTGGATTCGATTTCCATCACTATCCATATCCAATCATGAATTGTATCACCTTTGCAAAGATAAACGGCTCTTCATTGTTTCAGGACATTATTTCTTTCCTGGATTAAACACTGATTTTTCGCATACGAAAGAATGCATACGTTTGACATATTGCCGTAAGGAAGAAGAATTAGCCAGGGGAGCCCAAATCCTTGCAGAAATTGTGGCCTCTCACCAGGCGAATTCCAAATGA
- a CDS encoding M23 family metallopeptidase translates to MEPHCDSEPYYPKENGIPNNEFKVKKLILLFCLITLPIVSAPEMIGEESCIVESTCTILVPTENGYELYLKNKDPNLAAIKSVTINISLKNMSSDQVSPKFFVLRGADPVFVTNLKIVDVTKSFFYSYSITVNMGDWDAKHDDAYSYSLPFPSGIRARIGQGYNGGFTHSGYLKYSLDFSLPIGTPIHAARKGIVVSLVKKYSEGGVRKDLLSKANYVMIQHDDGTIGNYAHLKKDGVTVNIGDQVEEGQLIGYSGNTGYSQGPHLHFEVHKPTKDSQIITLPTSFRTQYNDHETLSPFYLYWKPRQGIDPPKTDLLEEDILLCKSNGKELLTQCNDTNFRLGDRYALQLEFLKPTKNQIELLLTTDGDKVEPYYMNWFSQNEGAVEFRYFEIPKHPNFIGKWKMVVKVNGVEKKVFFFQVSA, encoded by the coding sequence ATGGAACCTCACTGTGACAGTGAACCATATTACCCAAAAGAAAATGGAATTCCAAATAACGAGTTTAAAGTGAAAAAATTAATATTATTATTCTGTTTGATTACCTTACCGATTGTTTCTGCGCCTGAAATGATTGGAGAAGAATCCTGTATCGTTGAGAGCACATGTACAATCCTTGTTCCAACTGAAAATGGCTATGAACTGTATTTAAAAAATAAAGATCCGAACCTTGCAGCAATAAAGTCAGTCACAATCAATATTTCACTCAAAAATATGAGTTCGGATCAAGTGTCCCCCAAATTTTTTGTCCTTCGAGGTGCCGATCCAGTTTTTGTAACAAACTTAAAGATTGTAGATGTTACAAAATCTTTTTTTTATTCCTATTCTATCACAGTCAATATGGGAGATTGGGATGCCAAACATGATGATGCGTATTCTTATTCCTTACCATTCCCAAGTGGTATTCGCGCAAGAATCGGACAAGGATACAATGGAGGATTCACTCATTCGGGTTATTTAAAGTATTCCTTAGATTTTTCTTTGCCGATCGGCACTCCAATTCATGCAGCAAGAAAAGGAATCGTTGTTTCTCTTGTAAAAAAATATTCAGAAGGAGGAGTTAGAAAAGATTTATTGTCAAAAGCAAATTATGTAATGATCCAACATGATGATGGGACTATCGGTAACTATGCTCATTTAAAAAAGGACGGAGTTACTGTAAATATTGGAGACCAAGTGGAAGAAGGACAATTGATTGGTTATTCGGGTAACACTGGTTATTCGCAAGGGCCACATCTGCATTTTGAAGTTCATAAACCAACAAAAGATTCTCAAATTATAACACTCCCCACATCGTTTAGAACCCAATATAACGATCACGAAACATTATCTCCTTTTTATTTATATTGGAAACCTAGGCAAGGGATTGACCCACCAAAAACGGATTTATTGGAAGAAGATATCTTGTTATGTAAGTCCAATGGAAAAGAATTGTTAACTCAATGTAATGATACAAATTTCCGGTTGGGTGATCGTTATGCGTTACAATTGGAATTTTTAAAACCTACTAAAAATCAAATCGAACTTTTACTAACAACTGATGGTGATAAAGTTGAGCCATATTATATGAATTGGTTCTCACAAAATGAAGGAGCGGTCGAATTTCGTTATTTCGAAATCCCAAAACACCCAAATTTTATAGGAAAATGGAAGATGGTTGTGAAAGTGAATGGTGTCGAAAAAAAAGTATTTTTCTTTCAAGTTAGCGCGTAA
- a CDS encoding DegT/DnrJ/EryC1/StrS family aminotransferase yields MSTETIQRPIRKEKNIEFFKPTLSREDLKGVLECLVEEHLSTGEIVERFEKTFCHTFKIKYAISSNSLTSAYHLALLGLGVKAGDSVLLSSYAPISALDALFLIQAKPVIVDLKRNSFHPCPEEFLRKKNESGAKFALFDHSFGSLIRITDYSIDGLEVIEDFTEAIGATSETITVGKQSKIAICGLSAENIITTGNGAMIITAESQLANVVKSYKSGTTAKRNFGEPKYDYNLVDYQAALGIEQLSKLGVILERKKKIASAYLQAVQNSRLETFFQNPNEDTFQRFPIVVSGQNYEEIQRYFKSIHIGTQRTVEEPLHRVLEENHLEYPNAERLFQRGHCIPIYPNLTKDNVQRIATAIRRIY; encoded by the coding sequence ATGAGCACCGAAACAATACAAAGACCGATTCGAAAAGAAAAAAACATCGAATTCTTCAAACCTACCCTTTCAAGAGAAGATCTGAAGGGTGTTTTAGAATGTCTCGTGGAAGAACATCTTTCCACTGGTGAAATTGTAGAACGTTTTGAAAAAACATTTTGCCATACATTTAAAATCAAATATGCCATTTCCTCTAATTCCTTAACTTCTGCTTATCACCTCGCCTTGCTTGGGTTAGGTGTGAAAGCTGGTGATTCTGTTTTGTTATCAAGTTATGCACCTATTTCTGCGTTGGATGCGCTTTTTTTAATCCAAGCAAAACCGGTGATAGTGGATTTAAAACGTAATTCTTTCCACCCATGCCCTGAAGAATTTTTACGTAAAAAAAATGAATCTGGTGCAAAGTTTGCCTTGTTTGATCACAGTTTTGGTTCCCTTATACGAATCACTGATTATTCCATCGATGGATTGGAAGTGATTGAAGACTTCACCGAAGCCATTGGTGCCACTTCCGAAACCATCACAGTTGGGAAACAATCCAAAATTGCCATCTGTGGACTTAGCGCTGAAAACATTATCACCACAGGTAATGGTGCCATGATCATCACTGCTGAAAGTCAATTGGCGAATGTTGTGAAATCTTATAAATCTGGTACTACCGCAAAACGCAACTTTGGTGAACCAAAATATGATTATAATTTGGTGGATTACCAAGCTGCTCTTGGAATCGAACAATTGTCAAAACTTGGTGTGATTTTAGAACGTAAGAAAAAAATTGCCTCTGCATATTTGCAAGCTGTTCAAAACTCAAGGCTCGAAACTTTTTTCCAAAATCCAAACGAAGATACATTCCAAAGGTTTCCGATTGTTGTCTCTGGTCAAAATTATGAAGAAATCCAAAGATACTTTAAATCAATTCATATTGGAACTCAAAGGACAGTAGAAGAACCACTTCACCGAGTTTTGGAAGAAAACCATTTAGAATACCCAAATGCAGAAAGGTTATTCCAAAGAGGGCATTGTATCCCGATCTATCCTAACCTAACAAAAGATAATGTGCAAAGGATTGCAACCGCTATCCGACGTATCTATTGA
- a CDS encoding M23 family metallopeptidase — protein sequence MRFGLFSIVVLLPLGLLFANEPLSYCSMNRVCVDFEPNRNGVDVFFQNKIATNVTETSISVNALYKNMKSSVPLPLVTILKGKRRIKLFHLKTINRRKKISYKIHYKWILGNYHVSHNSGYIYELPFDSKLKVRIFQAYHGKKSHSGDNRYSIDFGLKEDDMIMAARPGIVIDTEEKNNEGGFDPKYKQSANFVKILHDDGTIAEYAHLRYMGVVVKRGQHVDVGTFLGYAGSTGYSEGPHLHFEVYQPTNTLRKKTIPTKFRTQMSDGEILSEGVLVWRREFGTPPEKKLVDSDGIYLCENSEANEVSLCNQNIFSKLKPIFITLPILRPDLYTFQLFLRKKDSNILYEYTWDSKKEDWWTSFMIPIQEFQEPLDGEWNLTVTVNHITQKKMEFQITSLK from the coding sequence ATGAGATTCGGTTTATTTTCAATAGTGGTTTTGTTACCCTTAGGATTGTTATTTGCCAATGAACCACTTTCTTATTGTTCTATGAATCGTGTATGCGTAGACTTTGAGCCGAATCGAAATGGTGTTGATGTTTTTTTTCAAAATAAGATTGCAACAAACGTGACGGAAACATCAATTTCTGTTAATGCTTTATACAAAAATATGAAAAGTTCGGTTCCTTTGCCACTTGTCACAATTTTGAAAGGGAAAAGGAGGATTAAATTATTCCATTTAAAGACCATTAACCGACGAAAGAAGATTTCTTATAAGATACACTATAAGTGGATTTTGGGGAATTATCATGTATCACATAATTCAGGTTATATTTATGAACTTCCCTTTGACTCGAAACTGAAGGTTAGAATTTTCCAAGCCTATCATGGGAAAAAAAGCCATTCGGGAGATAATCGGTATTCTATTGATTTTGGACTGAAAGAAGATGATATGATTATGGCTGCAAGACCAGGAATCGTAATTGATACCGAAGAAAAAAATAATGAAGGAGGATTTGATCCAAAATACAAACAATCCGCCAATTTTGTAAAGATTCTTCATGATGATGGAACCATTGCAGAATATGCTCATTTACGATATATGGGTGTGGTTGTGAAACGAGGACAACATGTGGATGTAGGAACATTCCTTGGTTATGCGGGGAGTACAGGATATAGTGAGGGACCACACCTTCATTTTGAAGTATACCAACCAACTAACACTTTGAGAAAAAAGACAATTCCAACAAAATTTAGAACCCAGATGTCGGATGGCGAAATCCTGTCTGAAGGAGTTCTTGTTTGGCGACGAGAATTTGGAACCCCTCCTGAAAAGAAGTTAGTTGACTCCGATGGAATTTATTTATGTGAAAATTCAGAGGCAAACGAAGTTAGCCTTTGTAACCAAAACATATTTTCGAAACTGAAACCAATATTCATAACGCTTCCAATTTTAAGACCTGATCTTTATACTTTTCAATTGTTTTTGCGTAAAAAAGATAGTAACATACTTTACGAATATACTTGGGATTCTAAAAAAGAAGATTGGTGGACTTCATTTATGATACCCATCCAAGAATTTCAGGAACCTTTAGATGGTGAATGGAACCTCACTGTGACAGTGAACCATATTACCCAAAAGAAAATGGAATTCCAAATAACGAGTTTAAAGTGA
- a CDS encoding SH3 domain-containing protein — translation MHFPIFYTMSGIVFFLSLLLTSLISPILSQNHWDDYIAEKNIKSTYYIFGDNVNLREADHLNAKVIRKLPLGTVIKILTKTNQILEQNSLKEFWYKVQVGEETGYLWGGLISDYSFPLNDTIILCKNLGTKTKKLELKILQGSKILSQGSFEVGPLSNESWDHTIYNPSLFSPSPHTIFAIKFLIFSEIEYGYSNEQVFTLNRELKITPQFSWNPGSCDPPACAETWLVFPKDTLPEDKKMSRKTLKGKENTIIELMHSFDLDETNQHDFYQSEYVWNGSQFQKKEK, via the coding sequence ATGCACTTCCCTATTTTTTACACTATGTCAGGTATTGTATTCTTCTTATCTCTCCTTTTAACGAGCCTCATTTCGCCAATACTCTCACAAAATCATTGGGATGATTATATCGCTGAAAAAAACATTAAATCCACCTATTACATATTTGGTGACAATGTAAACTTGAGAGAAGCAGATCATCTCAATGCTAAAGTAATCCGAAAACTGCCTCTAGGAACTGTGATTAAGATTCTGACAAAAACGAACCAAATCTTAGAACAGAATTCATTGAAAGAATTTTGGTATAAAGTGCAAGTTGGTGAGGAGACTGGTTATCTTTGGGGAGGCCTTATCTCAGATTATTCATTTCCCCTGAACGACACGATTATCCTTTGTAAAAATCTTGGAACAAAAACTAAAAAATTGGAATTAAAGATCCTCCAAGGATCGAAAATTCTAAGCCAAGGAAGTTTTGAAGTTGGACCATTGAGTAATGAATCATGGGACCATACGATATACAATCCGAGTCTTTTTTCACCTAGCCCGCATACAATATTTGCTATCAAATTTTTAATCTTTTCAGAAATTGAGTATGGTTATTCAAATGAACAAGTATTCACTTTGAACCGAGAATTGAAAATTACACCGCAGTTTTCGTGGAATCCGGGTTCTTGTGATCCACCAGCATGTGCGGAAACATGGTTAGTTTTCCCAAAAGATACCTTACCGGAAGATAAAAAAATGAGTCGAAAAACCCTAAAGGGAAAAGAGAACACAATCATTGAACTTATGCATAGTTTCGATTTAGATGAGACAAACCAACATGATTTTTACCAATCTGAATATGTGTGGAATGGATCTCAGTTTCAGAAAAAGGAAAAATAA
- a CDS encoding DUF2237 domain-containing protein, with protein MNMDESLNVLGGPLLPCSTDPLTGFFRDGCCNTSDEDFGSHTVCVLATEDFLLSQKESGNDLITPWPEYEFPGVKPGERWCLCASRWLEAYRNGVAPKVFLESTHKRALEIIPLELLERFAVEPID; from the coding sequence ATCAATATGGATGAATCTCTCAATGTACTCGGCGGACCTCTTTTACCTTGTTCTACAGATCCTTTGACTGGATTTTTTAGGGACGGGTGTTGTAATACTTCAGATGAGGATTTTGGTTCTCATACCGTTTGTGTATTGGCAACTGAAGACTTTTTGCTTTCTCAAAAAGAATCAGGAAATGATCTCATCACTCCATGGCCTGAATATGAATTCCCTGGTGTGAAACCAGGGGAACGATGGTGTTTATGTGCCTCAAGGTGGCTCGAGGCATATCGAAACGGAGTAGCTCCTAAGGTTTTTTTAGAGTCAACTCACAAACGAGCGTTAGAAATCATTCCCTTGGAACTTCTGGAAAGATTTGCTGTCGAACCTATCGATTAA
- a CDS encoding NADase-type glycan-binding domain-containing protein: MNLRNFKSTLLILSICLPLFSESLNPPVITSTSQLQPKTKKYIPVFAMDGKLKTSWVEGAEGEGLGESLQFKYKTPINFRSLSIYNGFGDPKLWAANNRIKKLKVTTESGIEEVVTLKDSLSRQVVEFKNEIRAKEISLTIQEVYKGTNSENTAIAEVMFDSEQAGSALVPPKNTWAIGKWKTKSNIARIQLHNDGTCEMGYETAKMLCTWTEKGDKVIVSLEATLPLTNTDILEIKRRGNATDPVIEINGKHEFVLNRDEV; encoded by the coding sequence ATGAATCTTCGTAATTTCAAATCCACATTACTCATCCTGAGCATTTGTCTCCCACTATTTTCCGAATCATTAAATCCACCTGTCATCACATCAACAAGCCAACTCCAACCCAAAACCAAAAAGTACATCCCAGTATTCGCCATGGATGGAAAACTAAAAACAAGTTGGGTAGAAGGAGCGGAGGGGGAAGGATTAGGCGAATCTCTCCAATTCAAATACAAAACTCCAATCAATTTTAGATCACTTTCCATTTATAATGGGTTTGGTGATCCTAAACTATGGGCTGCCAACAACAGGATCAAAAAATTAAAAGTTACCACGGAAAGTGGCATCGAAGAAGTGGTCACTCTAAAAGACTCACTCTCAAGGCAAGTGGTAGAATTCAAAAACGAAATCCGAGCTAAAGAAATTTCCCTAACAATCCAAGAAGTATACAAAGGAACCAACTCAGAAAACACAGCCATTGCAGAAGTGATGTTTGATTCGGAACAAGCTGGTTCAGCATTAGTTCCACCTAAGAATACTTGGGCAATTGGAAAATGGAAAACGAAATCAAATATTGCAAGGATCCAACTTCATAATGATGGAACTTGTGAAATGGGATATGAAACTGCAAAAATGTTATGTACTTGGACAGAAAAAGGGGACAAAGTCATTGTTAGCCTAGAAGCAACATTACCTCTAACCAATACTGATATTTTGGAAATCAAACGTAGAGGGAATGCCACTGACCCAGTAATTGAAATCAATGGTAAACACGAATTTGTTCTCAACAGAGATGAAGTTTAA
- a CDS encoding glutathione S-transferase N-terminal domain-containing protein: MSAKLYTFPISHFSEKARWGLDLANYPYLLNPLIPGQHIQTLKPLVSDLYVPVLETDSGIVQGSGHILDLVEEKAFGSKSSEEEKQMEETIDSKIGKSLQTLLYHFILDYPEIVGKLFLLNPAKLSDTVSPPEHFELIALSLKRRYKITPKNIDVVKLALDECAKELIEIYKTKKYFNGKSFGRVDLTIASLMGMLVEPKESPAYPWFTSITMPESFLQWKKDLGYDLLFDKIKEFYKDFRIQSK, encoded by the coding sequence ATGAGTGCAAAGCTTTATACGTTTCCGATCTCTCACTTCTCCGAAAAAGCAAGATGGGGTCTCGACTTAGCAAACTATCCTTATTTGTTAAACCCATTAATTCCTGGCCAACACATCCAAACACTAAAACCGCTTGTGAGTGATTTGTATGTTCCCGTTTTGGAAACTGATTCCGGAATTGTCCAAGGTTCTGGGCATATTTTAGATCTAGTGGAAGAAAAAGCCTTTGGTTCCAAATCTTCTGAAGAAGAAAAACAGATGGAAGAAACGATTGATTCAAAAATTGGGAAAAGCCTACAGACACTCTTATACCATTTTATCCTAGATTATCCGGAAATTGTAGGAAAACTTTTTTTACTCAATCCAGCAAAACTTTCTGATACTGTCTCACCACCCGAACATTTTGAATTGATAGCTTTATCACTAAAACGCAGGTATAAAATTACTCCTAAAAACATTGATGTCGTAAAACTGGCATTAGATGAATGTGCGAAAGAACTAATTGAAATTTATAAAACAAAAAAGTACTTCAATGGAAAATCTTTCGGCAGAGTTGACTTAACAATTGCTAGTTTGATGGGAATGCTCGTGGAACCAAAAGAGTCCCCTGCTTACCCATGGTTTACTTCTATCACAATGCCAGAATCATTCCTCCAATGGAAAAAAGATCTTGGATACGATCTCTTGTTTGATAAAATCAAAGAATTTTACAAAGACTTTCGGATCCAGTCCAAATAA